Below is a window of Magnetofaba australis IT-1 DNA.
CGCGCAGCGGATATATGAACGGCTGCGCGATGAATACGGCTACGACGGGAAATATGGCGCGGTCAAGGAGTATGTGCGCGGCAAGCGTCTGCATCTGAAAGAGAAGTTTGTTCCCCTCAGCCATGCGCCCGGACACGCCCAGGTGGACTTTGGGCAAACGCACGGCGTGATCGGCGGCGTGGAGCGCAAGATCCACTTTTTCTGTATGAGTCTGCCCTACAGCGACGACAGCTTCGTTATGGGCTTCCCCGCGGAAACCACGGAAGCGTTTTGTGCGGGGCATAACGCCGCCTGTGATCACTTCGGCGGCGTTCCCCAAAGCATTCTGTACGACAACACCAGCATCGCCGTGGTCAAAGTTTACCGGGATGGTCGCCGAGATCTGACCGAAGAGATGATCCGGCTGCAATCCCATTACCTGTTCGATAGCCGCTTTGGCCGCCCGGCGCGAGGTAACGACAAAGGCAAGGTCGAGGGGCTGGTCGGCTACGCCCGACGCAACTTCATGGTCCCGGCTCCCCGCTTTGAATCGTTTGATGCGCTCAATGAGAATGGCGCCGTAAAAATGCATCACTGAAACAGCTTGGATCGTCCAAAAATGGCGGTCCAAAAATCCCACACCAGAAAAAGCTCTCTAACTCAGAAAACTCAGTCATAGAGTTTCCGGGTCAGGGGGTGGGAGGATGTATTCGGGTCCATCTGCATAAAGGTACCAAACCCACCACAGACTCAGGCTTGATCTCTGATCCGCATGATGGTCTGTCGGCTGGTGGAGAACTGGCGTGCAATCGCTGAAATCGGCTCGCCATTCTCAATGAGCGTGCGCACGGTCTGCTGCTGATCAGGAGATAGGGCTGGCGGTCGCCCGAGCGGTTTGCCTTGCGCTTTGACGCGGGCGAGCCCCGCTTGAGTGCGCTCGATGAGAAGGTCGCGCTCGAACTGGGCGATTGCGTTGATGACGTGCATGGTCATCTTCCCGGCGGAGCTGGTCAAATCGATTCCACCCAGGGCCAGGCAATGCACGCGGATGCCCATCATCTCCAACTTGGCCACGGTCGTGCTGACATCAACGGCGTCACGTCCGAGTCGGTCGAGTTTAGTGACAACAAGCACGTCCCCCCGCTCCATTTTATCGATCAAACGGGCAAATCCTTTGCGCTGAGCAATGGCCATCGATCCGGACACGGTTTCCGTAATAATCCGGTGGGACTCGATGTTGAAGCCTGCCGCCTCAATCTCACGAAGCTGATTCTCAGGCTCTTGTTCAACGGTTGAGACACGGGCATAAGCGAAGGTTCTGGGCATGGCGCGTCCGGGCGTTGCGATTGTTACGAAATGGCTGTACGGAATTATACCCCTGTCCTATAATGGATCAAGCTATTTTCTGAACAGGTGTTTCGCCACTGTTC
It encodes the following:
- the istA gene encoding IS21 family transposase; translated protein: MSKRKAAEAFELDPRTVRKMMENPEPPGYQRSKPVRLPKLGPFTGFIDQILKNDLEKIKKERHTAQRIYERLRDEYGYDGKYGAVKEYVRGKRLHLKEKFVPLSHAPGHAQVDFGQTHGVIGGVERKIHFFCMSLPYSDDSFVMGFPAETTEAFCAGHNAACDHFGGVPQSILYDNTSIAVVKVYRDGRRDLTEEMIRLQSHYLFDSRFGRPARGNDKGKVEGLVGYARRNFMVPAPRFESFDALNENGAVKMHH
- a CDS encoding recombinase family protein; the encoded protein is MPRTFAYARVSTVEQEPENQLREIEAAGFNIESHRIITETVSGSMAIAQRKGFARLIDKMERGDVLVVTKLDRLGRDAVDVSTTVAKLEMMGIRVHCLALGGIDLTSSAGKMTMHVINAIAQFERDLLIERTQAGLARVKAQGKPLGRPPALSPDQQQTVRTLIENGEPISAIARQFSTSRQTIMRIRDQA